A stretch of DNA from Bacteroidales bacterium:
TCCGACAGTGTCACCAATCACGGTAGCATCATGCAAAGGTGTTCCTTTTTCTTTCAGGTCCACTTCCACCACTTTTTTGGCATTATCCCATGCGCCTCCGGCATTGGCCATGAAAATTGCCTGAAACAGGCCAAACACGGCTATTGAAATCAGATAACTTACAAAAAAAGATACGGGTGCTGCCAGGTCCAGTTTTTCATTGGCGTCTGTTGTGCCTGAAATATCACCGGGAGATGAAAAGAATGCAAAAGCCAGCGCAAAAGCGAATATGCCGATGAAGATGTTGAACATGCCGTTTTGGGCGTATTTGGTGCAAATTTTTACGACTTCTTTGGATTTTTCAACGGAAGCCTTTTTAGGAGCATCAGGGTCGAGGTTGATGTGTTTTTTGATGTATTCCACAGCGCGGTAAGCCCCGGTGGTAACAGCCTGCATGGATGCTCCCGAAAACCAGTATATCACTGCGCCTCCGGCAATAAATCCGAGGATTGAATAAGGGTTCAGGAGGTTCAGAATTTCTTCGGGTTTAATCCCTAATACATTATTAATAACAAGTATGAGTGAAAAAATCATCGTGGTGGCACCTACTACAGCGGTCCCTATCAATACAGGTTTTGCTGTTGCTTTAAATGTGTTTCCGGCACCGTCGTTGGCTTCCAGATAATATTTAGCTTTTTCAAAATCGGGTTTAAAGCCAAAATTATTTTCAATATCTTTTTCAATATCTTTCTGTTCTTCAATAAGAGATAACTCATAAATGGACTGGGCATTATCGGTAACAGGCCCGTAACTGTCAACGGCGATAGTTACAGGCCCCATACCCAGCATGCCAAAAGCTACCAGACCGAAAGCAAAAATGGAAGGATAAATCATAAAATCGCCAAGTCCGAATGTGCTGGCGAAGTAAGCTCCAAACATTAAAAATAAAAATATCATCCCTTTCCAGAAAGCGCTGAAATTACCTGCTACCAAACCGGATAAAATGGTCAATGACGAACCTCCTTCGCGTGATGCCTGCACAATTTCATTGACATGCTTTGACTTGGGGCTGGTAAAAATTTTTGTAAACTCAGGTATCAATGCAGCGCCCAACGTACCAAAGCTGATAATGGTTGACAAAATTAACCACAGGTCGGGGTTTAAACCTCCGATGGAGGATGACGGGCCTATCATCAGGTAACTGACGATAAAAGTGATTATTATAGAGAGTATAGATGTAATCCAGACAAGGTTGGTAAGTGGTTTTTCAAAGTCAATATCGTCTTTTTTCCCATAAAGTGATTTACTTAAGGCGCTGTTGATCCAGAATGACACTATAGATGTGACAACCATAAGCACGCGCATGGCAAAAATCCATGTCAGCAAGGTTGTCTGGAAATCAATTTTAAGAGCTTCATCCAGATTAAAACCAACAGCGAGGACAATAAATGAAATAAGAGCAACACCGGTAACTCCATAGGTTTCAAACCCATCGGCAGTTGGGCCAACGCTGTCACCTGCATTGTCGCCTGTGCAGTCGGCAATCACTCCGGGATTTCGGGGGTCGTCTTCCCCGATTTTGAATACGACTTTCATTAAGTCGGAGCCAATATCAGCTATTTTGGTAAAAATGCCACCGGCAATACGTAATGCAGAAGCACCAAGAGATTCTCCAATGGCAAAGCCAATGAAGCTAGCACCGGCAAGTTCTCTGGGAACAAACAACAAAATTATCAGCATCATTATCAACTCGACACATACCAGCATAACGCCTATACTCATCCCGGCATTAAGAGGAATAGTATGTAATTTAATAGGTTTGCGTTCAAGAGATGCAAAAGCCATACGACTGTTGGCAAGCGTATTCATCCGGATGCCAAACCATGCTACGCCATATGAGCCTAAAATGCCTATAACTGTCCAGGATAATATCAACAGGACACCGCTAGCATTGGTATGTAATAGAAATCCATAATAAAATCCTATGCAGAAGGCAATAAAAACAAAAAGCAATATTAAAAATTTCCCTTGCTGTATCAGGTAGGTCTTGCATGTTTCAAAAATAACTTTTGACACATCAAGCATAGATTGGTGTGCTTTCAGCCCTTTAACTTTAAGAAATTGATACAGCCCAAAAAACAAGCCTAGAAAGCAAATTAAAAATCCGAAGAGCAACAAATGATTTTGTCCTGATGTCAGTTCAGGGATTTTCAAATCAGCTTCACTGCTAAATGCCATAACAGGTAACAAAAATAAAACCAGTGTTAAAAAGGTTTGAAAAATTTTCTTCATTAAAAAATGATTTTAATATTAAAAGAAGGTAAAAATACATATTTTTAATCATTTATGATATACTTTTTTTATATAATTTATTATGGGTGGTTTTGTTTTATTACAGAATGATTTTATCTTTGCATATACAATTTTATAATTAAGGCAACCCTCCCTGATGGAAAAGATTAAGCTTGATGTTGTAGGTCTTATAAACAGTCAGACACAAAGCGGTGCTTATACAATTATCCTTGAGGATAAAGTTAAAAAAGAACGTTTACGGATAATTATTGGACTCAGTGAAGCGCAATCCATATATATTGCGTTAGAAAATGTCAAGCCTCCGAGGCCATTAACCCACGACCTGTTTAAAATGTTTTCAGAAACTTTTCATATAAAAATCACAGAAATTATTATCACCAAGCTTTCCGATAATGTTTTTTTCTCAAAACTTATATGTACTGACGGGCAGGAAGTTCAAGAAGTTGATTCCAGGACGTCAGATGCCATTGCACTGGCCATCAGGTTTGGCTGCCCTATTTATGCCACCAGGCAGGTGATGAATGCGGCACGGAGTTTCGAAAACGAAGAAAATGAAATTATAAGGGATAACATAGAAACATCCGAACAACCACAGGAAGAAGAAAGCGAAAAAGAAACCGCTTCTTTAACAAGCTTGGCAGCATACTCTCTTGAAGAACTTCATGAAATGCTTAAGAAAGCAATAGCTGATGAGGAATATGAGAGAGCGTCCAAAATTCGCGATGAAATAAAAAAATGGAAATAATTTTAAATTGTTTTAAAACCCTGTTACTATGAATTTAAAACTTCGTCTGACCGTAATGAGCTTTTTCCAGTTTTTTGTTTGGGGGGCATGGCTGATTACTATTGCAACATACTTTTTTTCCAATAAAATGGGTAATGGGGAGCAGTTTGGCGCAATTTTCTCGACTCTGGCACTCTCTTCCTTGTTTATGCCGGCACTGACAGGTATTATCGCTGACAAATGGCTAAATGCAGAACGTTTGTATGGGATTCTGCACATCCTTTATGGATTGGTGCTTTTAATGGTTCCATGGGTTAGAGATGCAAACAATCTTTATTATGTGATTTTTCTTGCTATGATATTTTATATGCCCACTATTTCTCTCTCGAATACTATCGCATATAATATTTTAAAAAGAAATAATTTCGATGTGATAAAGGTGTTTCCTCCAATCAGGGTTTGGGGCACTATTGGTTTTATTATTGCTATGTGGATAACCAACCTCTCGGGAAGTAAGGCAAATGCCAATCAGTTTGTTATTGCGGCTGTAGCAGCTATTGCACTTGGGCTATACTCATTTACCCTGCCCAAATGCCCTCCTGAGAAATCAATCTCAAAAGGAGCTACTTTTTTTGAGATGCTCGGCTTAAATGCATTTAAACTTTTCGCAAAATATAAAATGGCATTGTTTTTTATTTTCGCCATGTTTCTGGGCGCTGCATTACAACTAACAAATATGTATGGCGATACCTTTTTGGATGATTTCAAAAACAATCCCCTTTACGGACCAAAGTCTTTTGTGGTAAAGTATTCGACAATCATCATGTCAATTTCTCAAATTTCAGAAACACTATTCATACTTACCATTCCGTTTTTCCTGAGACGATTTGGTATAAAAAAAGTCATGTTGTTTTCCATGATTGCCTGGGTTCTCCGTTTCGGATTGTTTGCTTATGGAAATCCTGCTGAGAATTTATGGATGATTATTTTATCCTGTATAATATACGGAATGGCTTTCGACTTTTTTAATATTTCAGGCTCCTTATTTGTTGAAACAACTACCGATTCAAAAATCAGAGCAAGTGCGCAAGGTCTGTTTATGATGATGACGAATGGCTTTGGGGCTTTTTTAGGAAGCAAAATCAGTGGCTTTGTAATTGATAACTATTTCACAACTGCTGACGGTAAAAACTGGCATGGGATATGGCTTACTTTTGCAATATATGCCTTGGTTGTTGCAGTATTGTTTGCTATTTTATTTAAACACAAGCATGACAGAAAAGCTGTGATGAATGTCAGCCATTAATACAAAAGGAATACTTTGTTGTATTTGGGGATAAAAGAATTAATTTTTAATCATTTGATTTAAGTAAAAAATTTATGTCTGTAAAAATTGGAATTAATGGTTTTGGTAGGATAGGCAAGCTTGTTTTCAGGCTTTTGCAGGAAAAACCGGATATTGAAATCGTGGGTATTAATGACCCCGCAGACACGAAGGTTCTTGCTCATTTATTGAAATATGATACTGCACATGGTAAATTTTCCGGGACAATAGAAGTAACAGGTGATAAGCTAGTAGTCAATGGGAAAAAAATTAATGTGTATCACGAAAAAGCTCCTGCATTGATACCCCGCACCATGCATGGGACTGACATCGTCATAGAATCCTCAGGGGTTTTTACCAGCCGGGAACAGCTTATGCAGCACTTGAAATCAGGAGCCAGAAAAGTGATACTGACCTGTCCCCCCACCGGAGAGCTTG
This window harbors:
- a CDS encoding sodium-translocating pyrophosphatase — encoded protein: MKKIFQTFLTLVLFLLPVMAFSSEADLKIPELTSGQNHLLLFGFLICFLGLFFGLYQFLKVKGLKAHQSMLDVSKVIFETCKTYLIQQGKFLILLFVFIAFCIGFYYGFLLHTNASGVLLILSWTVIGILGSYGVAWFGIRMNTLANSRMAFASLERKPIKLHTIPLNAGMSIGVMLVCVELIMMLIILLFVPRELAGASFIGFAIGESLGASALRIAGGIFTKIADIGSDLMKVVFKIGEDDPRNPGVIADCTGDNAGDSVGPTADGFETYGVTGVALISFIVLAVGFNLDEALKIDFQTTLLTWIFAMRVLMVVTSIVSFWINSALSKSLYGKKDDIDFEKPLTNLVWITSILSIIITFIVSYLMIGPSSSIGGLNPDLWLILSTIISFGTLGAALIPEFTKIFTSPKSKHVNEIVQASREGGSSLTILSGLVAGNFSAFWKGMIFLFLMFGAYFASTFGLGDFMIYPSIFAFGLVAFGMLGMGPVTIAVDSYGPVTDNAQSIYELSLIEEQKDIEKDIENNFGFKPDFEKAKYYLEANDGAGNTFKATAKPVLIGTAVVGATTMIFSLILVINNVLGIKPEEILNLLNPYSILGFIAGGAVIYWFSGASMQAVTTGAYRAVEYIKKHINLDPDAPKKASVEKSKEVVKICTKYAQNGMFNIFIGIFAFALAFAFFSSPGDISGTTDANEKLDLAAPVSFFVSYLISIAVFGLFQAIFMANAGGAWDNAKKVVEVDLKEKGTPLHDATVIGDTVGDPFKDTSSVALNPIIKFTTLFGLLAMEIAISENFRQYATIIGSVFFIIALYFVYRTFFQMRIKTKKA
- a CDS encoding DUF151 domain-containing protein, translating into MEKIKLDVVGLINSQTQSGAYTIILEDKVKKERLRIIIGLSEAQSIYIALENVKPPRPLTHDLFKMFSETFHIKITEIIITKLSDNVFFSKLICTDGQEVQEVDSRTSDAIALAIRFGCPIYATRQVMNAARSFENEENEIIRDNIETSEQPQEEESEKETASLTSLAAYSLEELHEMLKKAIADEEYERASKIRDEIKKWK
- a CDS encoding nucleoside permease, whose translation is MNLKLRLTVMSFFQFFVWGAWLITIATYFFSNKMGNGEQFGAIFSTLALSSLFMPALTGIIADKWLNAERLYGILHILYGLVLLMVPWVRDANNLYYVIFLAMIFYMPTISLSNTIAYNILKRNNFDVIKVFPPIRVWGTIGFIIAMWITNLSGSKANANQFVIAAVAAIALGLYSFTLPKCPPEKSISKGATFFEMLGLNAFKLFAKYKMALFFIFAMFLGAALQLTNMYGDTFLDDFKNNPLYGPKSFVVKYSTIIMSISQISETLFILTIPFFLRRFGIKKVMLFSMIAWVLRFGLFAYGNPAENLWMIILSCIIYGMAFDFFNISGSLFVETTTDSKIRASAQGLFMMMTNGFGAFLGSKISGFVIDNYFTTADGKNWHGIWLTFAIYALVVAVLFAILFKHKHDRKAVMNVSH